Proteins encoded within one genomic window of Amorphoplanes friuliensis DSM 7358:
- a CDS encoding acyltransferase family protein: MTTATLDQAPLRGEPGLAPTRKPRLYVLDGLRLVCALAVAGYHFGDSWRLDGVHPPAYFLPDAAPLLIYGFMGVEVFFLISGFVILMSGWGRTVRDFAASRAARLYPAFWAGVLITAVVSAVLPISGGLPFTSLPTGPDVLLNLTMLAEPLNRPMVDPVYWTLWTEFRFYLIVACLLAAGVTDRRMKVFGAVWLAAAVLMPAFPGALLDEVVMAEFAPYFIAGMVMYLLRRNRSDRWLWALLAACWLVSLHHVHVRALDLKPGFAVPAWPAPVLLTLVYAVLLAIALGVTDRVNWRWLGTAGALTYPFYLIHQRVGYSLIRTMHTRTDLPAPVLIGGAVLVLLVAAWLVHRWVERPLAPLVRAFVQGRRGRPAGVSSRQS, encoded by the coding sequence ATGACAACAGCCACCCTCGACCAGGCGCCGCTGCGAGGTGAGCCCGGCCTGGCGCCGACCCGCAAACCTCGGTTGTACGTGCTGGACGGGTTGCGGCTGGTGTGCGCGCTCGCGGTGGCCGGCTATCACTTCGGGGACTCGTGGCGGCTGGACGGGGTGCATCCGCCCGCGTACTTCCTGCCGGATGCGGCGCCGCTGCTGATCTACGGCTTCATGGGTGTCGAGGTCTTCTTCCTGATCAGCGGATTTGTCATCCTGATGAGCGGCTGGGGGCGCACCGTCCGTGACTTCGCCGCCTCCCGCGCCGCCCGGCTCTACCCCGCCTTCTGGGCCGGCGTGCTGATCACCGCCGTGGTCAGCGCGGTGCTGCCGATCAGTGGCGGCTTACCGTTCACGTCCCTGCCCACCGGCCCGGACGTGCTGCTCAACCTGACGATGCTGGCGGAACCGCTGAACCGGCCGATGGTCGACCCGGTGTACTGGACGCTCTGGACCGAGTTCCGGTTCTACCTGATCGTCGCGTGCCTGCTGGCGGCCGGCGTCACCGACCGCCGTATGAAGGTCTTCGGCGCGGTGTGGCTGGCCGCCGCGGTGCTCATGCCCGCCTTCCCGGGAGCGCTGCTCGACGAGGTCGTCATGGCGGAGTTCGCCCCGTACTTCATCGCGGGCATGGTGATGTACCTGCTGCGCCGCAACCGTTCCGACCGCTGGTTGTGGGCGCTACTGGCCGCATGCTGGCTGGTCAGCCTGCATCATGTCCATGTGCGGGCCCTGGATCTCAAGCCCGGCTTCGCGGTCCCCGCCTGGCCGGCGCCGGTCCTGCTCACCCTCGTGTACGCGGTCCTGCTCGCCATCGCGCTGGGCGTCACCGACAGGGTCAACTGGCGCTGGCTGGGCACCGCGGGTGCGCTCACGTACCCGTTCTACCTGATACATCAACGGGTCGGGTACAGCCTCATCCGCACCATGCACACCAGGACCGATCTGCCCGCGCCCGTGCTGATCGGGGGAGCTGTACTCGTCCTGCTGGTCGCAGCCTGGCTCGTCCACCGCTGGGTCGAGCGCCCACTCGCGCCACTCGTCCGCGCTTTTGTCCAGGGCCGCCGAGGTCGACCGGCCGGCGTGAGTTCGAGGCAATCATGA
- a CDS encoding SDR family NAD(P)-dependent oxidoreductase produces MTVTLITGANKGIGYETAKQLLARGHTVYIGARDAERGQKAAAELGANFVQLDVTDDASVGSALSTIGAAEGRLDVLVHNAGVLATTLDGPAALRSFDTNAVGLVRVTEAALPLLRKSSNANVVTISSSAGSFWAVNNPERPEYGLPLALYSASKAAATMLTVQYAKSQPGIKFNALEPGTTATDMTAAFGIGRPVEQSAAVVVRLATLGTDGPTGTFQDESGPLPW; encoded by the coding sequence GTGACCGTCACGCTGATCACCGGAGCCAACAAGGGCATCGGATACGAGACCGCCAAGCAGCTGCTGGCACGGGGACACACCGTGTACATCGGCGCGCGTGACGCCGAACGCGGGCAGAAGGCCGCCGCCGAGCTCGGAGCGAACTTCGTCCAGCTCGACGTGACCGATGACGCCTCGGTCGGCAGCGCCCTGTCGACGATCGGCGCGGCCGAGGGCCGTCTCGACGTCCTCGTGCACAACGCCGGCGTCCTGGCCACCACGCTCGACGGCCCTGCTGCGTTGCGCTCCTTCGACACGAACGCGGTCGGCCTGGTCCGCGTCACCGAAGCGGCCCTGCCCCTGCTGCGCAAGTCCTCGAACGCCAACGTGGTCACCATCTCCAGCAGCGCCGGGTCGTTCTGGGCGGTCAACAACCCCGAACGGCCGGAGTACGGCCTGCCGCTCGCGCTGTACTCAGCCTCGAAAGCGGCGGCCACCATGCTGACGGTGCAGTACGCCAAGTCGCAGCCGGGCATCAAGTTCAACGCCCTCGAGCCGGGCACCACCGCCACCGACATGACCGCCGCATTCGGGATCGGCCGGCCGGTCGAGCAGAGCGCCGCAGTCGTCGTTCGGCTGGCCACCCTCGGCACCGACGGCCCGACCGGCACCTTCCAGGACGAGTCCGGCCCCCTGCCGTGGTGA
- a CDS encoding RNA polymerase sigma factor, whose amino-acid sequence MNREAEDTFRDLFQAVYDDLLCFVERRSGPAVAEDVVSETFLVAWRRLHDVPDSLDGARAWLFTVAHNLLRNRQRSEQRQQNVALRILRQPEGPAAGDADAVAAHVDLTRAWQRLSPADQEALALTAIEDLTGPQAAHVLGITRTAFSLRLLRARRNLRRHLRHQPAPSPAISRTASHGGPA is encoded by the coding sequence ATGAACCGGGAAGCGGAGGACACCTTCCGCGATCTCTTCCAGGCGGTGTACGACGACCTGCTGTGTTTTGTCGAGCGCCGGTCCGGTCCGGCGGTGGCCGAAGACGTCGTGTCCGAGACGTTCCTGGTCGCCTGGCGCCGCCTGCACGACGTGCCGGACTCCCTCGACGGGGCCCGCGCCTGGCTGTTCACCGTCGCCCACAACTTGCTGCGCAACCGGCAGCGCAGCGAGCAACGCCAGCAGAACGTCGCCCTGCGCATCCTGCGGCAGCCTGAGGGCCCGGCAGCCGGCGACGCCGACGCTGTGGCCGCCCACGTCGACCTGACCCGGGCGTGGCAGCGCCTGTCCCCGGCCGATCAGGAGGCGCTCGCCCTCACCGCGATCGAGGACCTCACCGGGCCGCAGGCCGCGCACGTGCTCGGCATCACCCGGACGGCGTTCAGCCTGCGTCTGCTGCGGGCCCGCCGCAACCTGCGCCGGCACCTGCGCCACCAGCCGGCCCCTTCACCCGCAATCAGCCGTACCGCATCACACGGAGGCCCCGCATGA
- a CDS encoding RHS repeat-associated core domain-containing protein: MHVRPAYRRSLTAAFLAALLAVNTGQLPARAAPAPLPTTQAPGHAPRADEPGPVNTTPNIGGAPGSARWTPAVTAASTTASSGVRPAAGVAKPGIGMQEWYPVELRQLADRLQLLVNTANGNVMVRYNDLKISGIGFGTDLSHVYNNLSEGSGSFGRGWTMSTGKDVGLEISSDKIVLHGPTAFTSTFTKSSSGTYKAGSGINAALTKKSDGQYELKWDDSEDVWTFHSNGSLREMKNNNDLEIKLNYDSAYDDRLAAIYDPNGRVTTMSEYDSANRIVRMTDWTGGVHGPFAYDSSGNLTNFPDRLGNQIRFGYDSSGNLTSIVDPRGSTYTLEYDSSRRVKKISEPTGSTPAVTEFGYPESRKTTEKDPRGNTSTYKFDSDGRQTKATDPLGHEQDKEWTANSDVASTTNGLGASVTYGFDGANNPTSAKLPTGAKSVAGYTDATHPAFPTSMTDPQGKEVKHTYGANGDLLSVESQEGEREKYDFDHNSRGQVTRMEDPEGFITTYQYDGAGRLTTEFPPGALQERGFTYDDRDRIVETRDGNDQKIHYRYDALDRLIEIQRVDGTTYVPIQHNTYDANGNLKSRSHADTFVEFVYNPRNQVTEARNTRSGVRYNVYYRYDLNNNLTDIEDDGGRVKYEYDKANRLEYQSGPKSGMWAEFEYDDADRRTDTRFASEFKIKADYDDSGRQTSLVATRPDGSKPIDRSYKWDDADGDTSLMQSEKREGGTTINYEYDDRNRLTKAGSHTYDMDKASNLEAAEGRTFTINSAGQVATSAGVTYTHDGNGNLTTGTAGELTAAYSPTNQLTSLATKNAETIGITYDTTDQTQRAVIRTGTREQVLTNTAIGVTGVTTNGARSLFVRDSGGGLIGQFTEAGEPLYAVTDYQGSTLLLVDANHAEAAKYTYKPYGTTEKTGRAAAGNPFRWNGHWQLDDAHGTYLVGHRQHDPKLARWTQPDPSGQELNRYTYGAANPVTNTDPTGLATSAGIEICIAVCLGAGWSWDDYGNHGLYTSNGFGLGIGIPVQATDQEGPLQTGQTTNASCSAGPFGTSVSEDAQGNETWGTAEQGGIGCSFGTQYQW, from the coding sequence ATGCATGTTCGCCCGGCGTACCGGCGGTCGTTGACCGCCGCCTTCCTCGCCGCTCTGCTCGCCGTCAACACCGGTCAGCTTCCAGCCCGAGCCGCTCCCGCGCCGCTGCCCACGACCCAGGCTCCGGGCCACGCCCCGCGGGCGGACGAGCCGGGGCCGGTCAACACCACTCCGAACATCGGCGGCGCACCCGGCAGCGCCCGCTGGACGCCGGCGGTCACCGCTGCCAGTACGACCGCGAGCTCGGGGGTACGTCCCGCCGCCGGTGTCGCCAAGCCGGGCATCGGCATGCAGGAGTGGTACCCGGTCGAGTTGCGCCAGCTCGCCGACCGGCTGCAACTGCTGGTGAACACCGCCAACGGCAACGTCATGGTGCGCTACAACGATCTGAAGATCAGTGGGATCGGGTTCGGCACCGACCTGTCGCACGTCTACAACAACCTGTCCGAGGGATCCGGCTCGTTCGGCCGCGGCTGGACGATGTCGACCGGCAAGGACGTCGGTCTCGAGATCTCCAGCGACAAGATCGTCCTGCACGGCCCGACCGCGTTCACCAGCACCTTCACCAAGAGCTCGAGCGGTACGTACAAGGCCGGCAGTGGCATCAACGCCGCGCTGACCAAGAAGTCCGACGGGCAGTACGAGCTGAAGTGGGACGACTCCGAGGACGTCTGGACGTTCCACTCCAACGGCTCGCTGCGCGAGATGAAGAACAACAACGATCTCGAGATCAAGCTCAACTACGACTCCGCGTACGACGACCGGCTCGCCGCGATCTACGACCCCAACGGGCGGGTCACCACGATGAGCGAGTACGACTCGGCGAACCGCATCGTGCGGATGACCGACTGGACCGGCGGTGTGCACGGCCCGTTCGCGTACGACTCCTCCGGCAACCTGACGAACTTCCCGGACCGGCTCGGCAACCAGATCCGCTTCGGGTACGACAGCAGCGGCAACCTGACGTCGATCGTCGACCCGCGCGGCAGCACCTACACCCTGGAGTACGACTCGTCGCGGCGCGTCAAGAAGATCAGTGAGCCGACCGGCAGCACCCCCGCGGTGACCGAGTTCGGCTACCCGGAGTCCCGGAAGACGACCGAGAAGGATCCGCGCGGCAACACCTCGACGTACAAGTTCGACAGCGACGGCCGGCAGACCAAGGCGACCGACCCGCTGGGTCACGAGCAGGACAAGGAGTGGACCGCCAACAGCGACGTCGCTTCCACCACCAACGGCCTCGGCGCAAGCGTCACGTACGGCTTCGACGGCGCCAACAACCCGACCAGCGCCAAGCTGCCCACCGGGGCGAAGTCGGTGGCCGGTTACACCGACGCCACCCATCCCGCGTTCCCGACGTCGATGACCGACCCGCAGGGCAAGGAGGTCAAGCACACCTACGGCGCGAACGGTGACCTGCTGTCGGTCGAGTCGCAGGAGGGCGAGCGGGAGAAGTACGACTTCGACCACAACTCGCGCGGCCAGGTGACCAGGATGGAGGACCCGGAAGGGTTCATCACCACCTACCAGTACGACGGCGCGGGCCGGCTGACCACCGAGTTCCCGCCCGGCGCGCTGCAGGAGCGCGGATTCACCTACGACGACCGGGACCGGATCGTCGAGACCCGCGACGGCAACGACCAGAAGATCCATTACCGGTACGACGCGCTGGACCGGCTGATCGAGATCCAGCGGGTGGACGGCACCACGTACGTGCCGATCCAGCACAACACCTACGACGCCAACGGCAATCTCAAGAGCCGCTCCCACGCGGACACCTTCGTGGAGTTCGTCTACAACCCGCGCAACCAGGTGACCGAGGCCCGCAACACCCGGTCCGGGGTGCGGTACAACGTCTACTACCGCTACGACTTGAACAACAACCTGACCGACATCGAGGACGACGGCGGCCGCGTCAAGTACGAGTACGACAAGGCCAATCGCCTCGAGTACCAGTCCGGTCCGAAGTCGGGCATGTGGGCCGAGTTCGAGTACGACGACGCGGACCGCCGCACGGACACCCGTTTCGCCAGCGAATTCAAGATCAAAGCCGACTACGACGACTCCGGCCGGCAGACGTCGCTGGTCGCTACCCGGCCGGACGGCAGCAAGCCGATCGACCGGTCGTACAAGTGGGACGACGCCGACGGTGACACCTCACTGATGCAGTCGGAGAAGCGCGAGGGCGGCACCACGATCAACTACGAGTACGACGACCGCAACCGCCTGACCAAGGCCGGCTCGCACACCTACGACATGGACAAGGCGTCCAACCTCGAAGCCGCCGAGGGCCGCACCTTCACGATCAACTCGGCTGGCCAGGTCGCGACGTCGGCCGGGGTCACCTACACCCACGACGGCAACGGCAACCTCACCACGGGCACGGCCGGGGAGTTGACCGCTGCCTACAGCCCGACCAACCAGCTCACCTCGCTGGCGACCAAGAACGCCGAGACGATCGGGATCACGTACGACACCACCGACCAGACCCAGCGCGCGGTGATCCGTACCGGGACCCGCGAGCAGGTGCTCACCAACACCGCGATCGGCGTGACCGGCGTGACCACCAACGGCGCCCGCTCCCTCTTCGTCCGCGACTCCGGCGGCGGCCTGATCGGCCAGTTCACCGAGGCCGGCGAGCCGCTGTACGCGGTCACCGACTACCAGGGCTCGACGCTGCTGCTGGTCGACGCCAACCACGCCGAGGCGGCGAAGTACACCTACAAGCCGTACGGCACGACCGAGAAGACCGGCCGTGCCGCTGCCGGGAACCCGTTCCGCTGGAACGGCCACTGGCAGCTCGACGACGCCCACGGCACCTACCTGGTCGGCCATCGCCAGCACGACCCGAAACTGGCCCGCTGGACCCAGCCCGACCCGTCCGGCCAGGAACTCAACCGTTACACCTACGGCGCGGCCAACCCCGTCACCAACACCGACCCGACCGGTCTGGCCACGTCGGCCGGCATCGAGATCTGCATCGCAGTGTGCCTGGGGGCCGGGTGGTCCTGGGACGACTACGGCAACCACGGTCTGTACACCAGCAACGGCTTCGGCCTCGGCATCGGCATTCCGGTTCAGGCAACGGATCAGGAGGGACCACTGCAGACAGGGCAGACCACCAACGCCAGTTGCAGTGCCGGACCGTTCGGCACATCGGTGTCCGAGGACGCACAGGGCAACGAAACCTGGGGGACCGCCGAACAGGGGGGCATCGGCTGTAGTTTCGGGACTCAATACCAGTGGTGA
- a CDS encoding S1 family peptidase, which translates to MRFKRLLTAGVAIAAVLGMAAPAAAISGGETAAPGEFPWAVRVEPAGCGGSLIHPQLVLTAQHCVDEQPGDSFTVVSGSVDLEDPRRTVTRSTAIIGGTAWWDGPDWAVIKLEKPLKLPTLRLAAKPRQLEKFTVVGWGRQKWEAPQERFLRKVELPYLPDEQCFDDPWWADHPEYPRAMICGKSVDQKSHCGGDSGGPAMHRLPNGTWEQIGIVSSGSDCDWDIGEEPRPNYTDVAYFSRDIQLAARRLLAGHH; encoded by the coding sequence ATGCGCTTCAAACGACTTCTAACCGCCGGGGTGGCGATCGCTGCTGTGCTGGGTATGGCCGCTCCGGCAGCCGCCATCAGCGGTGGTGAGACGGCCGCTCCCGGTGAGTTCCCGTGGGCCGTCCGGGTCGAACCGGCCGGCTGTGGCGGCAGCCTCATTCACCCGCAACTGGTGCTCACCGCCCAGCATTGCGTGGATGAGCAGCCGGGCGACAGCTTCACCGTCGTCTCCGGAAGCGTCGACCTCGAGGACCCGCGACGGACCGTCACCCGGTCCACCGCGATCATCGGCGGGACGGCGTGGTGGGACGGACCGGACTGGGCGGTGATCAAGCTGGAGAAGCCCCTCAAGCTGCCGACCCTACGGCTCGCCGCCAAGCCGCGGCAGTTGGAGAAGTTCACCGTTGTCGGCTGGGGCAGGCAGAAGTGGGAAGCACCCCAGGAGCGGTTCCTGCGCAAGGTCGAGCTGCCGTACCTGCCGGACGAGCAGTGTTTCGACGACCCCTGGTGGGCCGATCACCCCGAGTACCCGCGGGCAATGATCTGCGGGAAGTCGGTGGACCAGAAGAGCCACTGCGGCGGCGACTCCGGAGGGCCGGCCATGCACCGTCTTCCCAACGGCACCTGGGAGCAGATCGGCATCGTCAGCTCCGGCTCGGACTGCGACTGGGACATCGGCGAGGAGCCGAGGCCCAACTACACCGACGTCGCCTACTTCAGCCGGGACATCCAGCTAGCCGCCCGCCGGCTGCTCGCCGGCCACCACTGA
- a CDS encoding TetR/AcrR family transcriptional regulator, with translation MDDESSRRQQILEVAAEILERDGIQAVSTRTVAAAAGIRAASLYQLFGDKDGLLDALAIQAFERYLAGKDSLERSADPLDDLRRGWDMHVEFGLRHPALYVLMFGTDRPGRQPPAAAEAHDRLLSFLVRVADAGRLTTPPAVAAQLVQAAATGITLSLIASPAGQRDPQVATKMRELMVASLTTDSPPPSDPGLATRALALDAALSGADDKALPLRASEVALLRDWLNDLAD, from the coding sequence GTGGACGATGAGAGCAGCAGGCGGCAGCAGATCCTCGAGGTGGCGGCCGAAATCCTGGAGCGCGACGGCATCCAGGCGGTGTCCACCCGCACGGTTGCCGCGGCGGCCGGCATCCGGGCCGCCTCGCTCTACCAGCTGTTCGGGGACAAGGACGGGCTGCTCGACGCGTTGGCCATCCAGGCCTTCGAGCGGTATCTGGCCGGCAAGGACAGCCTGGAACGCAGCGCCGACCCGCTCGACGACCTGCGCCGGGGCTGGGACATGCACGTCGAGTTCGGTCTGCGTCATCCCGCGCTGTACGTGCTGATGTTCGGCACCGACCGCCCCGGCCGGCAGCCCCCGGCCGCGGCTGAGGCACATGACCGGCTGCTGTCGTTCCTGGTCCGGGTGGCCGACGCCGGCCGTCTGACGACTCCACCGGCCGTGGCGGCTCAGCTGGTTCAGGCGGCCGCCACCGGCATCACGTTGTCGTTGATCGCCTCTCCCGCCGGGCAGCGCGATCCGCAAGTGGCCACGAAGATGCGGGAGCTGATGGTCGCTTCGCTGACGACGGACTCACCGCCGCCCTCGGATCCGGGCCTGGCCACCCGTGCTCTGGCCCTCGACGCCGCCCTGAGCGGTGCCGATGACAAGGCTCTTCCGCTACGCGCCAGCGAGGTCGCTCTGCTGAGGGACTGGCTGAACGACCTGGCCGACTGA
- a CDS encoding NADPH-dependent F420 reductase, with protein sequence MTTIGILGAGQAGSTLARAAIAAGYDVVIANSRGPGTLAALIDELGPHARAAHATDAAAAADFVVTAFPYAPGDKLPVEALAGKVVLDTNNYMAWRDGNYPEVDSGLKTIHELRQEQLPTAKVAKAFTHIQFHARSPVRVDGQSRDELIRNLQSARRTPFS encoded by the coding sequence ATGACCACCATCGGCATTCTCGGTGCCGGCCAGGCCGGAAGCACACTGGCCCGTGCGGCGATCGCGGCAGGCTACGACGTCGTGATCGCCAACTCGCGGGGACCCGGGACACTCGCGGCCCTGATCGACGAGCTGGGTCCCCATGCGCGCGCCGCCCATGCCACGGACGCAGCGGCGGCAGCCGACTTCGTGGTCACCGCGTTCCCGTACGCGCCCGGCGACAAGCTGCCCGTCGAGGCGCTCGCGGGCAAGGTTGTCCTGGACACCAACAACTACATGGCCTGGCGTGACGGGAACTACCCCGAGGTCGACTCCGGGCTCAAGACGATTCACGAGCTGCGTCAGGAGCAACTGCCGACCGCCAAGGTGGCGAAGGCGTTCACGCACATCCAGTTCCACGCGCGCTCCCCGGTCCGGGTCGACGGGCAGAGCCGCGACGAGCTCATCCGCAACCTGCAAAGCGCTCGGCGTACCCCTTTTTCTTAA
- a CDS encoding methyl-accepting chemotaxis protein, with amino-acid sequence MKLGGAFDNQSLRTKIGAVVLTATISGLVVGAVAITTVQDLNDKGAAAQRQTLAVQAAAGAFGKNIEAFSGNISSLQLYPSLKDRINQSLAGNKQAITDALSVLSTNLAQESGGAQAVAKAQQDWNAYLAFNGGSSTSTTPLTAAQLAEAVKQYDALYNALGTDENTLQASAKAMSEANITESAERAREATVTIAIVLAAGVLLSILLGFRVANRLRGALTGVSRLADGLAEGDLTRVSGVGGRDEVGRMAASLDGAISRLRADVVQLAGNSSTLSDAAEQLTTVSGTVDAAAADAAAQAGSVASAADVVSNNLQVVSTGSEEMGSSIRDISVSTTEASAVAAQAVEVATATNAIVARLGESSAEIATVIKVITSIAEQTNLLALNATIEAARAGELGKGFAVVAGEVKDLAQETAKATEDISRRVRTIQTDTDGAVVAIGEISAIIERINGIQLTIASAVEEQTATTQEMNRTLSDAAAGASDIAVTITGMSDATRRTTDTVSATRHAAGELAVTAGQLKTLVSRFHF; translated from the coding sequence ATGAAGCTCGGCGGGGCGTTCGACAACCAGTCGTTGCGGACAAAAATCGGTGCGGTGGTGCTGACGGCGACGATCAGCGGACTGGTCGTCGGAGCGGTCGCGATCACCACGGTCCAGGATCTGAACGACAAGGGCGCTGCCGCGCAGCGCCAGACGCTTGCGGTGCAGGCGGCAGCCGGGGCGTTCGGTAAGAACATCGAGGCCTTCAGCGGGAACATCTCTTCGCTGCAGCTCTATCCGAGCCTCAAGGACCGGATCAACCAGTCGCTGGCCGGCAACAAGCAGGCCATCACCGACGCGTTGAGCGTGCTGAGCACCAATCTGGCGCAGGAGAGCGGCGGAGCTCAGGCGGTCGCCAAGGCGCAGCAGGACTGGAACGCTTACCTCGCCTTCAACGGCGGCTCGTCCACCTCGACCACGCCGTTGACCGCCGCTCAGCTCGCCGAGGCCGTCAAGCAGTACGACGCCCTGTACAACGCTCTGGGTACCGACGAGAACACTCTGCAGGCCAGCGCGAAGGCCATGTCGGAGGCCAACATCACCGAATCGGCTGAGCGGGCACGAGAAGCGACGGTGACCATCGCGATCGTTCTCGCCGCCGGGGTGCTGCTGAGCATCTTGCTGGGATTCCGGGTGGCGAACCGGCTCCGCGGTGCGCTGACGGGTGTGTCCCGCCTGGCGGATGGGCTCGCCGAGGGGGACCTGACGCGCGTGTCGGGGGTCGGCGGCCGCGACGAGGTCGGCCGGATGGCGGCGTCGCTGGACGGTGCGATCAGCCGGTTGCGGGCGGACGTCGTCCAGCTGGCCGGGAACTCCAGCACGCTCAGCGACGCGGCCGAGCAGCTCACCACCGTCTCCGGCACGGTCGACGCGGCCGCCGCTGACGCCGCTGCACAGGCCGGTTCGGTCGCGTCGGCCGCGGACGTCGTGTCGAACAACCTGCAGGTGGTGTCCACCGGCTCGGAGGAGATGGGGTCCTCGATCCGCGACATCAGCGTCTCCACCACGGAGGCGTCCGCGGTGGCCGCGCAGGCGGTCGAGGTCGCCACCGCGACGAACGCGATCGTCGCCCGGCTGGGGGAGTCCTCGGCCGAGATCGCCACCGTCATCAAGGTGATCACCTCGATCGCCGAGCAGACCAACCTGCTGGCCCTGAACGCCACCATCGAGGCGGCCCGGGCCGGCGAACTGGGCAAGGGCTTCGCGGTCGTGGCCGGCGAGGTCAAGGACCTGGCCCAGGAGACCGCCAAGGCCACCGAGGACATCTCCCGGCGGGTACGGACGATCCAGACCGACACCGACGGCGCGGTCGTCGCGATCGGTGAGATCTCCGCGATCATCGAACGGATCAACGGCATCCAGCTCACCATCGCCTCGGCGGTCGAGGAGCAGACGGCCACCACGCAGGAGATGAACCGCACCCTGTCGGACGCGGCGGCCGGTGCGAGCGACATCGCGGTCACGATCACCGGTATGTCGGATGCGACCAGGCGGACCACGGACACCGTTTCCGCGACCCGGCACGCCGCCGGTGAGCTGGCCGTCACCGCCGGCCAGCTCAAGACGCTGGTGTCACGCTTCCACTTCTAG
- a CDS encoding aldo/keto reductase, whose product MNRIGYGAMQLAGPGVWGHPDDPEAARRVLRLAVELGVTFFDTANAYGPRTVNQLIGQALHPFPEGVIVGNKVGAGRGDDRSWLITDHPDTVRQQVHEALEDLGTDVSELTYLRLAGDTPGTGGDVPMEDALGVLVELRDQGLIRRIGLSGASPEMLARAQKMTPIAAVQNRFNLLDRSGVQVLTDCETQGIMFVPYFPLASGRLTSLEALTAPAQRLEATPAQVALAWLLRRSPAMVVIPGTSNPDHLRANIAANEVAAQLTDAEVERLTALVDESTATLGQAHQTTVDAVAKASVDEKSTR is encoded by the coding sequence ATGAATCGAATCGGCTACGGAGCCATGCAACTGGCAGGGCCGGGCGTGTGGGGACACCCGGACGACCCCGAGGCCGCACGGCGGGTGCTGCGCCTCGCCGTCGAGCTGGGCGTGACGTTCTTCGACACCGCAAACGCGTACGGGCCTCGCACCGTCAACCAGCTGATCGGGCAAGCACTGCACCCCTTCCCCGAAGGCGTGATCGTCGGCAACAAGGTGGGCGCCGGACGCGGCGACGACCGCTCGTGGCTCATCACCGACCACCCCGACACCGTCCGGCAGCAGGTGCACGAGGCCCTCGAGGACCTGGGTACGGACGTGAGCGAGCTGACCTACCTGCGACTCGCCGGCGACACCCCGGGCACCGGCGGTGACGTGCCGATGGAGGACGCGCTCGGTGTGCTCGTCGAATTGCGGGATCAGGGGCTCATCCGGCGCATCGGGCTGTCCGGCGCATCTCCGGAAATGCTGGCCCGCGCGCAGAAGATGACACCGATCGCCGCCGTGCAGAACCGCTTCAACCTCCTCGACCGCAGCGGCGTCCAGGTCCTCACCGACTGCGAGACGCAGGGCATCATGTTCGTCCCCTACTTCCCCCTCGCCTCGGGACGGCTCACCAGCCTCGAAGCCCTGACCGCCCCCGCACAGCGTCTCGAGGCGACGCCGGCACAGGTGGCACTGGCGTGGTTGTTGCGCCGGTCCCCCGCCATGGTCGTCATCCCCGGCACCTCCAACCCCGACCACCTCCGCGCCAACATCGCAGCGAACGAGGTCGCCGCCCAGCTGACCGACGCCGAGGTCGAGCGCCTTACCGCCCTCGTCGACGAGTCGACCGCCACCCTCGGCCAGGCACACCAGACCACAGTCGACGCCGTGGCGAAAGCCAGCGTTGACGAAAAATCGACCCGGTAG
- a CDS encoding TetR/AcrR family transcriptional regulator, producing MSAATPTTGRPRAFDEDAVLERAAEVFWRRGYEGASLTALTSAMGINRPSLYATFGSKEELFKRAFSRYHERQVATARAALDQPSAYASIEAFLRSSADGLTAEDHPPGCFSIQGGLACAPENARISESLAAGRAATEAALRERLSRAAAEGDLPEGVDPGALARFVMVISEGHAVHAAAGAARADLHASVDIAMRALGTAVS from the coding sequence ATGAGTGCTGCAACGCCGACCACCGGACGACCGCGAGCCTTCGACGAGGACGCTGTTCTCGAGCGGGCCGCCGAGGTCTTCTGGCGGCGTGGTTACGAGGGCGCGTCGCTGACCGCGCTGACCAGTGCCATGGGCATCAACCGCCCGAGCCTGTACGCGACCTTCGGCAGCAAGGAGGAGCTGTTCAAGCGCGCCTTCAGCCGCTATCACGAGCGGCAGGTCGCCACCGCCCGCGCCGCGCTCGACCAGCCGAGTGCCTACGCGTCCATCGAGGCGTTCCTGCGGTCCAGCGCTGACGGTCTCACCGCCGAGGACCACCCGCCCGGCTGTTTCTCCATCCAGGGCGGCCTGGCCTGCGCGCCGGAGAACGCCCGCATCTCCGAGTCGCTGGCCGCCGGTCGCGCTGCCACCGAGGCTGCGCTGCGGGAGCGGCTGTCCCGCGCGGCCGCCGAGGGTGACCTCCCGGAGGGTGTCGACCCCGGTGCACTGGCTCGTTTTGTCATGGTGATCAGTGAGGGTCACGCCGTGCACGCCGCCGCCGGTGCCGCGCGCGCCGACCTCCACGCTTCCGTCGACATCGCGATGCGCGCCCTGGGGACAGCTGTTTCTTGA